The following are encoded together in the Methylomonas methanica MC09 genome:
- a CDS encoding acetylornithine transaminase has translation MTTHIMPTYARQTVTFDRGEGAWLWDSNGKRYLDALAGIAVCNLGHAHPAVHQALCKQSQTLIHTSNLYGVKLQAELADKLCRLSGMDNVFFCNSGAEANEAAIKIARKYGHEQGIDAPVILTMDKSFHGRTMGALSATGNTKIKQGFAPLLPGFVHVPYNNIDAIISAIHADKNIVAILVEPVQGEGGVNIPDADYLNRIRALCDEHQLLLMLDEIQTGIGRTGEFLAYQRNQILPDVCTLAKALGNGVPIGACMARGKAAAILTAGNHGSTFGGNPLACSAALAVLDTLCSTDLIADADRKGKRICDAVTRQLEGNPHIVSIRHLGLMIGIELDAPCGELVGKALEQGLLINVTADNTIRLLPPLLIDDAQIDLLTETLSALIKEHNH, from the coding sequence ATGACGACCCATATCATGCCTACATACGCTCGGCAGACAGTGACGTTCGATCGCGGCGAAGGCGCGTGGCTGTGGGACAGTAATGGCAAACGCTATCTGGATGCCTTAGCCGGTATTGCCGTTTGCAATCTCGGCCATGCCCACCCCGCCGTCCATCAGGCTTTATGCAAACAAAGCCAAACCCTGATCCATACCTCCAATCTATACGGTGTGAAGTTACAGGCTGAGTTGGCGGACAAGTTATGCCGTCTCAGCGGCATGGACAACGTGTTTTTTTGCAACTCCGGCGCGGAAGCCAACGAAGCCGCCATAAAAATTGCCCGCAAATACGGACATGAACAAGGTATCGATGCGCCTGTCATCCTGACCATGGATAAAAGTTTTCACGGCCGGACCATGGGCGCGTTGAGCGCAACCGGCAACACCAAGATTAAACAAGGCTTTGCTCCGTTACTGCCAGGATTCGTGCATGTGCCGTATAACAACATTGACGCCATTATTTCAGCAATTCACGCCGATAAAAATATAGTCGCCATTTTGGTGGAACCTGTCCAGGGCGAAGGCGGCGTTAACATTCCCGACGCGGATTACTTGAACCGGATACGCGCCCTCTGCGATGAGCATCAACTATTGCTGATGCTGGATGAAATTCAGACCGGTATCGGCCGTACCGGTGAATTTTTGGCCTATCAACGTAACCAAATCCTGCCGGATGTCTGTACGCTGGCCAAAGCATTAGGAAATGGAGTGCCCATAGGCGCTTGCATGGCGCGAGGCAAGGCAGCCGCTATATTAACCGCCGGCAACCACGGCTCCACTTTCGGCGGCAATCCGCTGGCTTGCAGTGCCGCGCTGGCCGTTCTCGATACGCTTTGCAGCACCGATCTGATAGCCGACGCCGATAGAAAAGGCAAGCGCATTTGCGATGCCGTAACCCGGCAACTTGAAGGCAATCCACATATCGTCTCCATCCGTCATCTGGGCCTAATGATTGGTATAGAGCTGGACGCACCTTGCGGCGAATTAGTGGGCAAAGCCTTGGAGCAGGGCTTGCTGATTAACGTTACCGCCGACAACACCATCCGCTTGTTGCCGCCCTTACTGATTGACGACGCGCAGATCGATTTACTCACCGAGACATTGTCCGCACTTATAAAAGAACATAACCATTAG
- the argF gene encoding ornithine carbamoyltransferase — MQPRHFISLLDLSGAELRNLIYRAIQLKTHRDPDFQPLKGKVLAMVFEKSSTRTRISFEAGMTQFGGSAIFLSPRDTQLGRGEPLEDSAKVISSMVDCIMLRTNEHDTVTTFAKYSRVPVINGLTDLLHPCQLLADMQTYFEHRGDIAGKTVAWIGDGNNMCHSYINAARQFDFKLHIASPADYGPVQDIVDAAADKVAFFNSPVLAAQQADLVVTDVWASMGQESEQKKREYAFRDFQVTEEVMQAANPDALFMHCLPAHRGEEVAAEVIDGSQSVVFDEAENRLHAQKALLEFLICR, encoded by the coding sequence ATGCAACCCAGACACTTCATCAGCCTGCTGGACTTGAGCGGCGCGGAATTACGGAATTTGATTTATCGCGCCATCCAGTTGAAAACTCATCGCGATCCCGATTTTCAGCCGCTAAAAGGCAAAGTGTTGGCCATGGTGTTTGAAAAGTCATCCACCCGCACCCGCATTTCCTTTGAAGCGGGAATGACGCAATTCGGCGGTAGCGCCATATTTTTATCGCCGCGCGACACGCAGCTGGGCCGTGGCGAGCCGTTGGAAGACAGCGCCAAGGTCATCTCCAGCATGGTCGATTGCATCATGCTGCGCACCAACGAGCACGATACCGTCACCACATTTGCCAAATACTCTCGGGTACCCGTCATCAACGGTCTGACCGATTTGTTGCATCCCTGCCAATTATTGGCCGACATGCAAACTTATTTTGAACATCGTGGCGACATTGCCGGCAAAACCGTGGCCTGGATCGGCGACGGCAACAACATGTGCCATTCCTACATAAACGCCGCCCGCCAATTCGATTTTAAACTGCATATTGCCAGCCCGGCCGATTACGGCCCTGTACAAGACATTGTCGATGCCGCCGCCGATAAAGTCGCATTCTTTAATTCGCCGGTTTTGGCGGCACAGCAGGCCGATCTGGTGGTAACCGACGTTTGGGCCAGCATGGGCCAGGAAAGCGAACAAAAAAAACGCGAATACGCGTTCCGGGATTTTCAGGTCACTGAAGAGGTTATGCAGGCCGCCAATCCGGATGCGCTGTTCATGCACTGCCTACCCGCGCATCGTGGCGAAGAAGTGGCGGCGGAAGTCATAGACGGTTCGCAAAGCGTGGTTTTCGACGAAGCCGAAAACCGCCTTCACGCACAAAAAGCCCTGCTGGAATTTCTCATCTGCCGATAA